The proteins below are encoded in one region of Chitinophagales bacterium:
- the aroF gene encoding 3-deoxy-7-phosphoheptulonate synthase, whose amino-acid sequence MIIELKESVQKAQAEKLSIAYQALLFQENGKYILVTPFKQKNITPEVESLAQRVTHTSSDIQLASKDFRAQKRTITIGEITIGGNTQNTIVITGPCSVESEAQITACAELCVKTGVKILRAGAFKPRTSPYSFQGLAEEGLQLLHKIRSTFGLQIITEVKDSSHVHQVIEYADIIQVGAKAMYDQAILRACAKTQKPVLIKRGFGSTLQEFVQAAEFVLSGGNPNVILCERGIRTFETKTRFTLDLCGVSWLKENTNLPIIVDPSHAMGFAYGVSDLCRAAVAMGIDGVLIETHPNPATAQSDAEQQLTFEQFTALHKSLQPIAAAINYRIV is encoded by the coding sequence ATGATAATTGAACTAAAAGAATCTGTGCAAAAAGCACAGGCCGAAAAATTAAGCATTGCTTACCAAGCCCTACTTTTTCAAGAAAACGGAAAGTACATTTTAGTTACGCCATTCAAGCAAAAAAACATCACTCCCGAAGTTGAAAGTTTAGCACAAAGAGTTACGCATACAAGCAGCGATATTCAGTTAGCAAGCAAAGATTTTAGAGCACAAAAAAGAACCATCACTATTGGTGAAATAACCATAGGCGGCAACACACAAAACACAATTGTAATTACCGGACCTTGTTCTGTTGAAAGCGAAGCACAAATAACTGCATGTGCCGAACTTTGTGTAAAAACAGGGGTAAAAATATTGCGAGCCGGAGCATTTAAACCGCGCACTTCGCCATACAGTTTTCAAGGTTTAGCCGAAGAAGGTTTGCAACTACTCCACAAAATACGCTCCACTTTCGGGTTGCAAATAATTACAGAGGTAAAAGATTCCAGCCATGTTCATCAAGTAATTGAATATGCCGATATTATCCAAGTTGGGGCTAAAGCCATGTACGACCAAGCCATATTGCGGGCGTGTGCTAAAACACAAAAACCTGTTTTAATAAAAAGAGGCTTTGGCAGCACATTGCAAGAATTTGTACAAGCAGCAGAGTTTGTATTAAGTGGCGGCAACCCCAATGTAATACTCTGCGAAAGAGGCATAAGAACCTTTGAAACAAAAACGCGCTTTACGCTCGACCTTTGTGGCGTAAGTTGGCTAAAAGAAAATACAAACCTGCCAATAATAGTAGATCCAAGCCACGCAATGGGCTTTGCTTACGGAGTTTCCGATTTGTGTCGTGCGGCAGTAGCAATGGGTATAGACGGTGTGCTTATTGAAACACACCCCAACCCTGCCACCGCACAAAGCGATGCCGAGCAGCAACTTACTTTCGAGCAGTTTACCGCGCTGCATAAAAGTTTACAGCCAATAGCTGCTGCCATCAACTACAGAATTGTGTAA
- a CDS encoding valine--tRNA ligase, whose product MELEKTYNPATVEDKWYQYWLNNNFFHSEPNEKEPFTIVIPPPNVTGVLHMGHMLNNTIQDILIRKARMEGKNACWVPGTDHASIATEAKVVQMLREKGIKKSDITREEFLKHAFAWKDKYGGIILEQLKKLGASCDWQRTRFTMEESLSEAVIDSFIHLYKKGYLYRDLKMVNWDPAAKTTLSNEEVLYEEQQTSLYFIKYKFKDSEEFLPVATVRPETIMGDVAVCVNPNDERYKQYIGKTVIVPMINREVPVIADEYVDITFGTGILKITPAHDINDYEIGKKFNLPVIDCFNEDGTISEAAQLFVGKDRFATRKLAAEKLEADGLLVKTETITNKIGLSERTRAAVEPRLSLQWFVRMEEMVKPALENVMNDNIKFFPERFKNLYKHWLENFRDWPISRQLWWGQRIPAWYAPDGAFTVAKTKEEAYQQLLANDPQLQIQDIKQDEDVVDTWFSSWLWPISVFDGFKNPNNKEIQYYYPTSVLVTGWDIIFFWVARMIFAGYEFRNEQPFKKVYFTGMVRDKQRRKMSKSLGNSPDTLELLAKFGADGVRFGVMSAAAAGNDLLYDDKQPEQGRNFCNKMWNALRLIKGWDVAGEKNTANEVVIDWFENKLNIAIAELEDSFTDFRLSEALINLYKLLWNDFCSWYLELIKPEFGKPIDTFTYHKTVEFYDTLMRLLHPFMPFITEEIWQNLTPRKEGESLCVAAFPRAAHTANTTLLNQAELAFEIISNIRDIRTKAGMKNAATAKCFYNGSDETSFAAFAPSISKLCKLETLKPTADDLKQLKSFVVKGYKFFVDTGTTTDTAAEREKLLKELEYTKGFLASVEKKLSNERFTSSAPANVLDNEKKKRDDALLKIKLLEESLG is encoded by the coding sequence ATGGAATTAGAGAAAACATACAATCCCGCAACCGTTGAAGATAAATGGTATCAGTACTGGCTGAACAATAATTTTTTTCATAGCGAACCAAACGAAAAAGAGCCTTTCACCATTGTAATTCCACCGCCAAACGTAACCGGTGTGCTGCACATGGGGCACATGCTCAACAATACCATTCAAGATATTCTTATACGCAAAGCGCGTATGGAAGGCAAAAATGCCTGCTGGGTTCCCGGAACCGACCATGCCTCTATTGCCACCGAAGCCAAAGTAGTGCAAATGCTGCGCGAAAAAGGCATAAAAAAAAGCGACATCACCCGCGAAGAATTTCTAAAACATGCCTTTGCATGGAAAGATAAATATGGCGGTATTATTCTAGAGCAGTTAAAAAAATTGGGAGCCAGTTGCGATTGGCAGCGCACACGCTTCACCATGGAAGAATCGCTGAGCGAAGCAGTAATAGACTCCTTTATTCACCTTTACAAAAAAGGCTACCTCTACCGCGATTTAAAAATGGTAAACTGGGATCCCGCAGCCAAAACAACCCTAAGCAACGAAGAAGTTCTGTACGAAGAACAACAAACTTCACTCTACTTCATTAAGTATAAATTCAAAGACAGCGAAGAATTTTTACCGGTGGCCACCGTGCGTCCCGAAACCATTATGGGCGATGTGGCCGTGTGCGTAAATCCTAACGATGAACGCTATAAACAATACATTGGTAAAACAGTTATTGTGCCAATGATAAATCGCGAAGTACCCGTAATTGCAGACGAGTATGTTGATATAACTTTCGGCACAGGTATCTTAAAAATAACTCCCGCACATGATATCAACGATTACGAAATCGGAAAAAAATTCAACCTTCCTGTAATTGATTGCTTTAACGAAGATGGCACCATTAGCGAAGCCGCACAATTATTCGTTGGCAAAGACCGCTTTGCTACTCGAAAGTTAGCGGCCGAAAAATTAGAGGCAGACGGATTGCTTGTAAAAACAGAAACCATTACCAATAAAATTGGGCTAAGCGAAAGAACCCGCGCAGCAGTTGAGCCTCGCCTTTCGCTCCAATGGTTTGTGCGCATGGAAGAAATGGTAAAACCTGCTTTAGAAAATGTAATGAACGATAACATAAAGTTCTTTCCTGAGCGATTTAAAAATCTCTATAAACATTGGCTCGAAAACTTCCGCGATTGGCCAATTTCGCGCCAACTTTGGTGGGGGCAACGCATACCAGCTTGGTATGCTCCTGATGGTGCATTCACCGTTGCAAAAACAAAAGAAGAAGCCTACCAGCAACTCCTAGCCAATGACCCTCAATTGCAAATCCAAGATATTAAACAAGACGAAGATGTAGTAGATACTTGGTTCAGCAGTTGGCTCTGGCCCATTTCGGTTTTTGATGGATTTAAAAACCCCAACAATAAAGAAATTCAATACTACTACCCTACTTCTGTACTCGTTACCGGGTGGGATATTATTTTCTTCTGGGTTGCCCGCATGATTTTTGCAGGATACGAGTTTAGAAACGAACAACCATTTAAGAAGGTTTACTTTACCGGAATGGTACGCGATAAGCAACGCAGAAAAATGAGCAAAAGCCTTGGCAATTCGCCCGACACCTTGGAATTACTTGCAAAATTCGGTGCCGATGGTGTACGCTTTGGCGTAATGAGTGCTGCCGCTGCCGGAAACGATTTGCTTTACGATGATAAACAACCGGAACAAGGCCGCAACTTCTGCAATAAAATGTGGAATGCACTACGCCTTATCAAAGGTTGGGATGTAGCAGGCGAAAAAAATACTGCCAACGAAGTGGTAATTGATTGGTTTGAAAATAAACTCAACATTGCCATTGCCGAATTAGAAGACTCATTCACAGATTTTCGCCTGAGCGAAGCACTCATTAACCTATACAAACTACTTTGGAACGATTTCTGCTCTTGGTACTTAGAACTCATTAAACCAGAATTCGGTAAACCAATAGATACTTTTACCTACCATAAAACCGTAGAGTTTTACGATACCCTCATGCGATTGCTGCATCCATTTATGCCATTTATTACAGAAGAAATATGGCAAAACCTTACACCTAGAAAAGAGGGCGAAAGTCTTTGTGTGGCAGCATTTCCGCGTGCTGCACACACAGCCAACACCACCTTGCTAAACCAAGCCGAACTCGCATTCGAAATTATTTCAAACATACGCGACATCCGTACCAAAGCAGGTATGAAAAATGCCGCAACCGCCAAATGCTTTTACAACGGCAGCGATGAAACAAGTTTTGCAGCATTTGCACCCAGCATAAGCAAACTCTGTAAACTCGAAACTTTAAAGCCCACAGCAGATGACTTAAAGCAACTAAAAAGTTTTGTAGTAAAAGGCTATAAGTTTTTTGTAGATACCGGTACCACCACCGATACTGCCGCAGAGCGCGAAAAACTTCTTAAAGAGTTGGAATACACCAAAGGATTTCTTGCCAGCGTAGAAAAAAAATTAAGCAACGAACGCTTCACATCCTCTGCACCCGCAAATGTGCTAGACAACGAAAAGAAAAAACGCGATGATGCCTTGCTTAAGATTAAATTATTGGAAGAAAGCTTAGGCTAA
- a CDS encoding threonylcarbamoyl-AMP synthase, whose protein sequence is MFETHIGEDLQQAKQLLEAGELVAIPTETVYGLAANALNTNAVAKIFEAKNRPHFDPLIVHLKSVAEIPIYAEQLSDLGLQLAQQFMPGALTLLVPKKDIIPDLVTSGLSTVGLRIPNHPLTLKLLNILSFPLAAPSANPFGYISPTTAQHVAAQLHGKLPYILNGGNCNIGVESTIVEAKENEIIVHRLGGVSVEELQTVCPNITLHINQSSNPGTPGKLLSHYAPKKQLFLSNNIEALVKEHLPKNIAVITFHTTAIANATAFPLSVNKDLKEASANLFTTMRQLDQSNFDVLLAEYFPDEGLGKAINDRLQRASFL, encoded by the coding sequence ATGTTTGAAACCCACATTGGTGAAGACTTACAGCAAGCAAAGCAATTGCTCGAAGCCGGAGAATTGGTTGCCATACCTACCGAAACTGTGTATGGGCTGGCAGCCAATGCACTCAACACCAATGCCGTAGCCAAAATTTTCGAAGCCAAAAATCGCCCACATTTCGATCCGCTTATTGTGCATTTAAAAAGCGTTGCAGAAATTCCAATATATGCTGAGCAACTATCTGATTTAGGCTTGCAGCTAGCACAGCAATTTATGCCCGGGGCACTTACTTTGCTCGTACCCAAAAAAGATATAATTCCAGATTTGGTAACCTCCGGCTTAAGCACCGTTGGACTGCGCATACCCAACCATCCGCTCACATTGAAATTGCTGAATATACTTTCATTTCCATTAGCAGCGCCCAGTGCCAATCCGTTTGGCTACATTAGCCCAACCACAGCACAGCATGTAGCAGCACAACTACACGGAAAATTACCTTACATACTCAATGGCGGCAATTGCAATATTGGAGTAGAATCTACCATTGTAGAAGCAAAAGAAAACGAAATTATTGTCCACCGTTTAGGTGGAGTAAGTGTAGAAGAATTACAAACCGTTTGCCCCAATATCACTTTACACATCAACCAATCTTCTAATCCAGGCACACCGGGCAAACTGCTTTCGCACTACGCACCCAAAAAACAATTATTCCTTTCAAACAATATTGAAGCCCTCGTAAAAGAACACCTCCCTAAAAATATTGCCGTAATTACATTTCATACTACAGCAATTGCAAATGCCACCGCTTTTCCGCTTTCGGTAAACAAAGATTTAAAAGAAGCATCTGCAAATTTGTTTACCACCATGCGCCAGCTAGACCAAAGCAATTTCGATGTGCTGCTGGCAGAATACTTTCCAGATGAGGGCTTGGGAAAAGCAATAAACGACCGCCTTCAGCGGGCTTCCTTTCTATAA
- a CDS encoding YceI family protein, translating into MKNLLIALSLFAGTTAFAQNKWKADVAHSTVKFSVPHMMISETEGSFKVYEADVTASKEDFTDAVINFSIDVNSINTENEKRDAHLKADDFFNAAKYPKITFKGISLKKVSGNKYVLEGDLTIRDVTKRVKLDVVHGGTLKDKAGFKVTGVINRFDYGLKFNMLTEAGGAVVGKDVTITVKLELQKI; encoded by the coding sequence ATGAAAAACTTATTGATTGCATTAAGCCTATTTGCAGGAACTACAGCATTTGCACAAAACAAATGGAAAGCAGATGTAGCACACAGCACCGTAAAATTTTCCGTACCACACATGATGATTTCTGAAACCGAAGGGTCATTTAAAGTGTATGAAGCCGATGTTACTGCCTCAAAAGAAGATTTCACCGATGCAGTAATCAACTTTAGCATAGATGTAAACAGCATCAACACCGAAAACGAAAAAAGAGATGCACACTTAAAAGCCGATGATTTCTTCAATGCCGCTAAATATCCCAAGATAACCTTTAAAGGTATTTCACTAAAAAAAGTAAGTGGCAATAAATATGTATTAGAAGGCGATTTAACTATTCGCGATGTAACCAAACGCGTAAAATTAGATGTAGTACACGGAGGTACTTTAAAAGATAAAGCAGGCTTTAAAGTTACAGGTGTAATCAACCGTTTCGATTACGGCTTAAAATTCAACATGCTTACCGAAGCAGGCGGAGCAGTAGTGGGCAAAGATGTAACCATTACCGTAAAACTCGAACTTCAAAAAATATAA
- a CDS encoding MarR family transcriptional regulator, producing MSSIEELIQQSAFKNPYQRALISLIFSTNILNTKHHDFLKDYDISPQQFNILRILRGQYPKPATVNLIRERMLDKNSDVSRIVERLRKANLVERITCEHDRRAVDIVITQKGLAVLEAIDAAQGMEGKALTVFSKTEIAQLNTLLDKLINHLSENS from the coding sequence ATGAGTTCAATAGAAGAGTTAATACAGCAATCGGCATTTAAAAATCCTTACCAGCGCGCCCTAATTAGCCTAATCTTTTCTACCAATATTCTCAACACTAAGCACCACGATTTTTTAAAGGACTACGATATTTCGCCACAGCAATTCAACATACTGCGCATTTTGCGCGGCCAATATCCAAAACCCGCCACCGTAAACCTTATACGCGAAAGAATGCTCGATAAGAATAGCGATGTTTCGCGCATAGTAGAGCGACTCCGCAAAGCCAATCTCGTAGAGCGCATTACTTGCGAACACGATAGAAGAGCAGTAGATATTGTAATTACACAAAAAGGACTGGCAGTACTTGAAGCCATTGATGCCGCACAAGGAATGGAAGGCAAAGCCCTCACCGTTTTCTCTAAAACAGAAATTGCGCAACTAAACACCCTGCTAGATAAACTCATAAACCACCTCTCGGAAAACAGTTAA
- a CDS encoding acyl-CoA dehydrogenase family protein has product MKSYYFTEEHELFRQGLKEFLQKEVAPHIDEWEENQRIPKEIWKKFGDMGYMGLNYSEQYGGSAVDFWYSVVFCEEISKMWSGGFAVTPSVIQYMSTTYIYKHGSEFLKQQYLAPTIRGELVSSIGITEPGAGSDVQNIQTKAIRQGDYYIVNGQKTFITNAVYGDYIVTVVKTDPAKGFEGVSLLVIDRNAPGVSAKKLKKLGWHSSDTAELFFDNVKVPVENLVGEEGQGFVYLMGGLQLERLCGAISAIAACEAAIEYTLQYMSERHAFGRPINKFQVLRHRMAQLAAETETIKYYVYHCCRLHNDGEYAVKESSIAKLMATELSDKVAYQCLQNFGGYGYMEEYKMARMFRDSRILTIGGGSTEIMREIIAKMIIDDKQYKKTGLTINYNQQQHNTAPPTESISLTNNKNSNTMAFESLFATLQAGAAAAPTLGKTLKFDFGDNKVFIDGTGEKNVVSTEDKEADCTIGVSTEDLQAMMAGTLNPMSAFMGGKIKVKGDMGIAMKLQSLFKG; this is encoded by the coding sequence ATGAAAAGCTACTATTTTACTGAAGAACATGAACTCTTTCGCCAAGGGCTTAAAGAGTTTTTACAAAAAGAAGTAGCACCGCACATAGACGAATGGGAAGAAAACCAACGCATCCCAAAAGAAATTTGGAAAAAGTTTGGCGACATGGGTTATATGGGACTCAACTATTCCGAACAATATGGCGGATCTGCCGTTGATTTTTGGTACTCAGTAGTTTTTTGTGAAGAAATTTCTAAGATGTGGAGTGGAGGTTTTGCCGTTACACCCAGTGTTATTCAATACATGAGCACCACTTACATCTATAAACACGGCAGCGAATTTTTAAAACAACAATATTTAGCACCCACCATAAGAGGCGAATTGGTAAGTTCCATAGGTATTACCGAACCCGGAGCAGGCAGCGATGTTCAAAACATACAAACCAAAGCCATTCGCCAAGGCGATTACTACATTGTAAACGGGCAAAAAACATTTATTACCAATGCCGTTTATGGCGACTATATTGTAACTGTTGTAAAAACAGACCCCGCCAAAGGTTTCGAAGGAGTTTCGCTATTGGTAATAGATAGAAATGCACCCGGAGTAAGTGCCAAAAAATTAAAGAAATTGGGGTGGCATTCCTCCGATACGGCAGAACTCTTTTTCGACAACGTAAAAGTGCCGGTAGAAAACCTTGTTGGCGAAGAAGGGCAAGGCTTTGTATATCTAATGGGCGGCTTACAATTAGAGCGCCTTTGCGGTGCCATTTCTGCCATTGCAGCCTGCGAAGCGGCCATAGAATACACCCTCCAATACATGAGCGAACGCCATGCCTTTGGCAGGCCAATAAACAAATTTCAAGTACTGCGCCACCGCATGGCACAATTGGCAGCCGAAACCGAAACCATAAAATACTACGTATATCACTGCTGCCGCCTGCACAACGATGGCGAATATGCCGTAAAAGAAAGCTCCATTGCCAAACTTATGGCAACAGAACTAAGCGATAAAGTAGCCTACCAGTGCCTACAAAACTTTGGCGGTTACGGCTATATGGAAGAGTACAAAATGGCAAGAATGTTTCGCGATAGCCGCATATTAACTATTGGAGGAGGTTCCACTGAAATTATGCGCGAAATTATTGCTAAGATGATTATAGACGATAAGCAATATAAAAAAACAGGCTTAACCATCAACTACAACCAACAGCAACACAACACCGCCCCACCAACAGAAAGTATTTCATTAACCAATAATAAAAATAGCAACACAATGGCATTTGAATCATTATTTGCAACATTACAAGCAGGTGCAGCAGCAGCACCAACCTTAGGAAAAACTTTGAAATTCGATTTCGGTGATAACAAAGTATTTATTGACGGCACAGGCGAAAAAAACGTAGTTTCTACCGAAGATAAAGAAGCAGACTGTACCATTGGCGTATCTACAGAAGACCTACAAGCAATGATGGCAGGAACACTCAACCCAATGAGCGCTTTCATGGGCGGAAAAATTAAGGTAAAAGGCGATATGGGCATTGCCATGAAACTGCAATCACTTTTTAAAGGATAA
- a CDS encoding M1 family metallopeptidase, with translation MRILAFLLPFFAYSLSAIACDSLNCHIPDEAGRYREHNVDFIKLKLEVAFAPKKGTVAGKASYNFQPIQPVIDTLYLDAPGIKIDTVKLNGKLQKWQTNEQGVSIYFTEKLYWKKNYQLEIVYTAQPRKGLYFIGWNDPQNLSRKQIWTQGQGIDNRHWFPCYDAVNDRLITETVITFDSAYTVISNGKLLSKKKNNQGEYIWHYAMNKPHVPYLLMLAIDKFAYKDIQAKNGIVSRQYYYANQPETFEPTYQYSKEMMEWLPEEIGIPYPWEVYANIPVQDFMYGAMENTTATIFTDFYLQNKRQALERNYIATNAHELTHQWFGNLITEWSATHHWLHESFATYYAKLFMRKTFGEPNYEWNKRNEYEQAINADNRDHFPVAHSNAGSARHYPKGSAVLSMLRHTVGDSVYRKAVKNYVQKHQFGNVDTHDFWRAFMECCGINVDWFFDEWILHSGYPIFEISTDTSKLDYYQLTVAQTQQKNESGKLFTMPAEVKVYFTDGTFAAQNKMLSGNDTFTIKIPLGKKIAYTLFDEGDHILKKVIFNKPTYQLQTQALQAKHFIDRYDALVALRKTAPELKSDFLIALFDKNNYYPIQQEIIYQLRKPKTDAELALFQKAINHHNLYVRRAAIEYIDSIPEAQLNHYEQLLRDSSYITIETTLQKLCKLFPNQKAKFLDATKNIDGINRNVEITWLSIKAADEPETYARKLVTLTSNSYEFRTRTKAMNALENLNYFNDELVANLIDAATNPNSRLANPAANTIRYFLKRDKFKELYNAKIAVGNYPAWATQILNNIK, from the coding sequence ATGCGCATCTTAGCTTTTCTATTACCATTCTTTGCTTACAGCCTCTCGGCCATTGCCTGCGATTCTCTAAACTGCCATATACCCGATGAGGCAGGCCGCTACCGCGAGCACAACGTAGATTTCATAAAACTGAAATTAGAAGTGGCTTTTGCACCTAAAAAAGGCACCGTAGCAGGAAAAGCAAGCTACAATTTTCAACCAATACAACCTGTAATTGATACGTTGTATTTAGATGCACCCGGCATAAAAATAGACACCGTAAAACTCAATGGTAAACTTCAAAAATGGCAAACCAACGAACAAGGTGTTAGCATTTATTTTACCGAAAAACTCTACTGGAAAAAAAACTACCAACTCGAAATTGTATATACTGCACAACCTCGAAAAGGCTTATACTTTATTGGATGGAACGACCCACAAAATCTATCGCGCAAGCAAATTTGGACCCAAGGGCAAGGAATAGACAACCGCCACTGGTTTCCCTGCTACGATGCTGTAAACGATCGCCTTATTACCGAAACCGTTATTACCTTCGATTCTGCTTACACCGTAATTTCAAACGGCAAACTCCTTTCAAAAAAGAAAAACAACCAAGGTGAATATATATGGCATTACGCCATGAACAAACCACATGTGCCCTATTTGCTCATGCTTGCAATAGATAAGTTTGCCTATAAAGATATTCAAGCAAAAAACGGCATAGTATCGCGCCAATACTACTATGCCAACCAGCCCGAAACATTTGAACCAACCTACCAATACAGTAAAGAAATGATGGAGTGGCTGCCCGAAGAAATTGGCATACCTTACCCGTGGGAAGTATATGCAAACATACCTGTGCAAGACTTTATGTATGGAGCTATGGAAAACACTACTGCCACCATCTTCACCGATTTCTATTTACAAAACAAAAGGCAGGCACTCGAAAGAAATTACATTGCCACCAATGCCCACGAACTTACCCACCAATGGTTTGGAAATTTAATAACAGAATGGAGTGCCACACACCATTGGCTACACGAAAGTTTTGCCACCTACTATGCCAAACTTTTTATGCGCAAAACCTTTGGCGAACCCAACTACGAATGGAACAAACGCAACGAATACGAACAAGCCATCAATGCCGATAACCGCGACCATTTTCCCGTGGCACATTCCAATGCCGGCAGCGCAAGGCATTATCCCAAAGGCAGCGCAGTACTAAGCATGTTGCGCCATACGGTAGGCGATTCTGTATATAGAAAAGCAGTAAAAAATTATGTGCAAAAACACCAATTCGGAAACGTAGATACGCACGATTTTTGGCGTGCCTTTATGGAATGCTGCGGCATCAATGTAGATTGGTTTTTCGATGAATGGATTTTGCACAGCGGCTACCCAATATTTGAAATTTCAACAGATACAAGCAAACTCGATTATTACCAACTCACCGTAGCTCAAACACAACAAAAAAACGAATCGGGCAAGCTCTTTACCATGCCTGCCGAAGTAAAAGTGTACTTTACCGATGGCACCTTCGCAGCACAAAACAAAATGCTCTCCGGCAACGATACCTTCACCATAAAAATTCCATTAGGAAAAAAGATTGCTTACACACTTTTTGATGAAGGCGACCACATCCTTAAAAAAGTAATTTTCAATAAACCAACATACCAACTACAAACTCAAGCACTGCAAGCCAAACACTTTATAGACCGCTACGATGCCCTCGTGGCATTACGCAAAACAGCTCCCGAACTTAAAAGCGATTTTTTAATTGCACTCTTCGATAAAAACAACTACTACCCTATTCAGCAAGAAATAATATACCAACTGCGCAAACCCAAAACAGACGCAGAACTTGCACTCTTCCAAAAAGCCATTAACCACCACAACCTATACGTGCGCAGAGCAGCCATAGAGTATATAGATTCCATTCCCGAAGCGCAACTAAACCACTACGAGCAACTCCTGCGCGACTCCAGCTACATTACCATAGAAACCACACTACAAAAATTGTGTAAACTATTTCCCAACCAAAAAGCAAAATTCTTAGATGCCACCAAAAACATAGACGGCATCAACAGAAATGTAGAAATTACATGGCTCTCCATAAAAGCAGCCGATGAGCCTGAAACCTATGCCAGAAAATTGGTAACGCTCACTTCAAACAGTTATGAATTTCGTACGCGCACCAAAGCCATGAATGCACTCGAAAACCTAAACTATTTCAACGATGAATTGGTTGCCAATCTTATTGATGCCGCCACCAATCCAAATTCGCGCTTAGCCAATCCGGCAGCCAACACCATTCGCTACTTTTTAAAACGCGATAAGTTTAAAGAACTCTACAACGCCAAAATAGCAGTAGGCAACTACCCCGCTTGGGCAACGCAAATTTTAAACAACATAAAGTGA
- the miaA gene encoding tRNA (adenosine(37)-N6)-dimethylallyltransferase MiaA has protein sequence MKPTLLVICGPTAVGKTALAIQLAQRWNAEIISADSRQFYREMNIGTAKPSTIELQTVPHHFINNLSVFTKHYSAGKFEFEVLEFLENYFKKNNIAIMVGGSGLFINAVCSGFDKMETDNENERWITRKFLNEQSLEWLQNEVQRLDPEYFAIVDTKNPVRLKRALEIIYATGKKYSEQRIGKKAERPFNIIKIGLQLPREILYQRINERVDQMLQNGLQEEATELYINKKLPALNTVGYSEFFDLIDDKLTLPEAVALIKQNTRNYAKRQLTWFKKDENIHWFQPQETEAITAYIEQTLLP, from the coding sequence GTGAAACCAACACTCCTTGTAATTTGCGGCCCTACGGCAGTAGGCAAAACAGCATTGGCTATACAATTGGCACAGCGCTGGAATGCCGAAATTATTTCTGCCGATTCGCGCCAGTTTTACCGCGAAATGAATATAGGCACCGCCAAGCCAAGCACCATAGAATTGCAAACCGTCCCCCATCATTTCATCAATAATCTTTCGGTTTTTACCAAACATTATAGTGCAGGAAAATTTGAATTTGAAGTACTCGAATTTTTAGAAAACTACTTCAAAAAAAACAACATTGCCATTATGGTGGGCGGCTCAGGATTGTTTATCAATGCCGTTTGCAGCGGATTCGATAAAATGGAAACCGACAACGAAAATGAACGCTGGATTACACGAAAATTCTTAAATGAACAATCGCTGGAGTGGCTGCAAAACGAAGTACAACGCTTAGACCCCGAATACTTTGCTATTGTAGATACCAAAAACCCTGTTCGCTTAAAACGTGCCTTAGAAATTATTTATGCCACCGGAAAAAAGTATTCCGAGCAACGTATTGGCAAAAAAGCAGAGCGCCCTTTCAACATCATAAAAATAGGGCTGCAACTCCCGCGCGAAATACTTTACCAAAGAATAAACGAGCGCGTAGATCAAATGCTCCAAAACGGCTTGCAAGAAGAAGCCACCGAACTCTATATCAACAAAAAATTACCTGCACTCAACACAGTAGGCTACTCCGAATTTTTCGATCTTATAGACGATAAATTAACGCTGCCCGAAGCCGTTGCACTCATAAAACAAAATACCAGAAACTACGCCAAGCGCCAACTTACATGGTTTAAAAAAGATGAAAACATCCACTGGTTTCAACCCCAAGAAACCGAAGCAATTACTGCCTACATAGAACAAACACTGTTGCCGTAA